In Synechococcus sp. CB0101, a genomic segment contains:
- a CDS encoding FAD-dependent oxidoreductase — MTPSIDAVDVLVWGGGTGGVAAAIQAARGGVSTLLLTPGSWLGGMVSAAGVCCPDGNELTPWQTGLWGAFLRELERREPEGLDHNWVSCFGYRPTTAEQILQDWVAAEAKLLWWPGCRLLEVERKGSLITSVQVEVGGEHRRVRCKVAIDGSDRGDLLPMAEAPFRLGWEPQEQWGEPSAPSAERIGSDPFFKEHPVQSPTWVVMGQLRSDRLEPDPKLGINPNGKPCLPEPFQQACEAFGLERTITYGRLPGGLVMLNWPLHGNDWHWGLERAFSNDPTQEAELFHDMQAHSLRFADALEEATGGWLQRGDACPAESGSPSPCLAAMPYWREGRRMIGRATVIEQELLPLAEGPSLAPLPLDRNGALQSIAVGNYANDHHYPGADWPLTPKSCRWGGRWTGTPFCIPFGALLSEAVDNLLAADKGFSTSHMANGATRLQPLILNVGQAAGAAAALAVQLNANPPALQACQVQELLIGDPLAPSAVLPLWDTPWHHHQWRERQLSALADPTGLIDQVQGAADAECDGIPPERLASHWQGRLVPDGSGGYTLHQAQGVSWPLITLEPSIHRWLMQQEKPIDTHLVGVVNRWGPWLRVIGVA, encoded by the coding sequence ATGACCCCATCGATCGACGCGGTGGACGTGTTGGTGTGGGGAGGGGGCACCGGCGGCGTCGCCGCCGCGATTCAGGCGGCCCGTGGTGGCGTGAGCACCCTGCTGCTCACCCCTGGCAGCTGGCTCGGCGGGATGGTGAGCGCCGCAGGCGTGTGTTGCCCCGATGGCAACGAGCTCACCCCCTGGCAAACGGGTTTGTGGGGCGCCTTTTTGCGGGAGTTGGAGCGGCGTGAGCCAGAGGGGCTCGATCACAATTGGGTGAGCTGTTTCGGCTACCGGCCCACCACCGCGGAGCAGATCCTGCAGGACTGGGTGGCAGCTGAAGCCAAGCTGCTCTGGTGGCCCGGCTGCCGGCTGCTGGAGGTGGAACGCAAAGGATCACTCATCACCTCAGTGCAGGTGGAGGTTGGCGGTGAGCACCGGCGTGTGCGCTGCAAGGTGGCGATCGATGGCAGCGATCGTGGCGACCTACTGCCAATGGCGGAGGCCCCATTTCGCCTCGGTTGGGAACCCCAGGAGCAATGGGGCGAACCGAGTGCCCCAAGCGCCGAGCGGATCGGTTCAGACCCCTTTTTCAAGGAGCATCCGGTTCAATCACCCACCTGGGTGGTGATGGGGCAGTTGCGAAGCGATCGGCTCGAGCCTGATCCGAAGCTGGGCATCAACCCCAACGGCAAGCCCTGCTTACCGGAGCCGTTTCAACAGGCTTGTGAGGCCTTTGGGCTCGAGCGCACGATCACGTATGGCCGCTTGCCAGGTGGCCTGGTGATGCTGAATTGGCCACTCCATGGCAATGACTGGCATTGGGGGTTGGAGCGAGCCTTCAGCAACGATCCAACGCAGGAAGCAGAACTGTTCCACGACATGCAGGCCCACAGCCTTCGTTTTGCCGACGCCTTAGAGGAGGCAACGGGTGGATGGCTGCAACGCGGGGATGCATGTCCCGCTGAATCCGGCAGCCCATCACCCTGTCTGGCGGCCATGCCCTACTGGCGCGAAGGCCGGCGGATGATCGGCCGAGCCACGGTGATCGAACAGGAGCTGTTGCCGCTCGCTGAGGGTCCCTCGTTGGCTCCACTGCCCTTGGATCGGAACGGTGCTCTGCAATCGATCGCCGTGGGCAACTACGCCAACGACCATCACTACCCAGGTGCCGACTGGCCATTGACTCCCAAAAGTTGTCGCTGGGGTGGGCGCTGGACCGGTACCCCGTTCTGCATTCCCTTTGGCGCCCTGCTCAGCGAAGCGGTTGACAACCTGTTGGCCGCCGATAAAGGCTTCAGCACGAGCCACATGGCCAACGGTGCGACGCGGCTGCAACCGCTGATCCTGAATGTGGGGCAGGCAGCGGGGGCGGCTGCAGCGCTGGCGGTGCAGCTGAACGCCAACCCTCCCGCGCTGCAGGCATGCCAAGTTCAGGAGTTGCTGATTGGGGATCCGTTGGCGCCATCAGCCGTGCTGCCTCTCTGGGACACGCCCTGGCATCACCATCAGTGGCGTGAGCGTCAGCTCTCCGCACTTGCCGATCCCACCGGCTTGATCGACCAGGTTCAGGGTGCCGCTGACGCCGAATGCGATGGCATTCCACCCGAACGGCTGGCTTCGCACTGGCAAGGGCGCCTGGTGCCTGATGGCTCAGGGGGATACACCCTCCACCAGGCCCAAGGGGTCTCTTGGCCGCTGATCACGTTGGAACCGTCGATCCATCGCTGGCTGATGCAACAGGAGAAACCGATCGACACCCATCTCGTTGGGGTTGTGAATCGGTGGGGGCCTTGGCTGCGCGTGATTGGTGTGGCTTGA
- the metG gene encoding methionine--tRNA ligase has protein sequence MTYTLTTPLYYVNDKPHLGSAYTTLACDALARFQRLKGERVVFITGCDEHGQKIQRTAEAAGLSPQAHCDGVSAQYRELWDRWQISHNRLIRTTDPRHQRIVEQFFARVEANGDIVEGRQQGWYCVACEEFKDDPHEAQDPECPTHRRPLEWRDELNLFFRLSRYQEQIEALIAQPGFIQPASRRNEVENFVKQGLRDFSISRVNLPWGIPVPGHEGHTFYVWFDALLGYITALLEEGDAPDLDTAISRGWPASVHVIGKDILRFHAVYWPAMLLSAGLELPAKVFGHGFLTREGQKMGKSLGNVLDPAELLERCGRDAVRWYLLRDIPFGDDGDFQQQRFSDLVNNDLANTIGNLLNRTSSMARRWFEECVPPATGAANSDHPLAQAAATARTTVLTALEQLDFRSAAEAALQLAIAANGFLNEQAPWSRMKQEGTREQVADDLYAVLEAARITALLMAPLLPDLSERMLVQLGQSVPDSSASAAGESGWLQQLEWGGLQSGAALPEPSPVMARLELDTPL, from the coding sequence ATGACTTACACCCTCACCACCCCCCTCTACTACGTCAACGACAAGCCGCATTTGGGCAGCGCCTACACGACGCTCGCCTGTGATGCCTTGGCGCGGTTTCAGCGGCTGAAGGGGGAGCGGGTGGTGTTCATCACCGGCTGCGACGAGCACGGCCAGAAGATCCAGCGCACCGCGGAGGCGGCCGGCCTCAGCCCCCAGGCCCACTGCGATGGGGTGAGCGCCCAGTACCGCGAGCTCTGGGATCGCTGGCAGATCAGCCACAACCGCCTGATCCGCACCACCGATCCACGCCATCAGCGGATCGTGGAGCAGTTTTTTGCCCGTGTGGAGGCCAACGGCGACATCGTGGAGGGCCGCCAGCAGGGCTGGTATTGCGTGGCTTGTGAGGAGTTCAAAGACGACCCCCACGAGGCCCAAGACCCCGAATGCCCCACCCATCGCCGGCCGCTGGAGTGGCGCGATGAGCTGAATCTGTTCTTCCGGCTCTCCCGCTACCAAGAGCAGATTGAAGCCTTGATTGCCCAGCCGGGCTTCATCCAACCCGCCAGCCGCCGCAACGAAGTGGAGAACTTCGTGAAGCAAGGCTTGCGCGATTTCTCGATCTCGCGGGTGAACCTGCCCTGGGGGATTCCGGTTCCCGGGCACGAGGGCCACACCTTCTATGTGTGGTTCGATGCCCTGCTCGGCTACATCACGGCCCTACTCGAGGAGGGTGATGCTCCCGACCTCGACACCGCCATCAGCCGCGGCTGGCCGGCTTCGGTGCATGTGATCGGCAAAGACATCTTGCGGTTCCACGCCGTGTATTGGCCGGCGATGTTGCTGTCGGCGGGTCTGGAGCTGCCCGCCAAGGTGTTTGGCCATGGCTTCCTCACCCGCGAGGGGCAAAAGATGGGCAAGTCTTTGGGCAACGTGCTCGATCCGGCGGAGTTGCTCGAGCGTTGCGGCCGCGATGCGGTGCGTTGGTATTTGCTGCGCGATATCCCCTTCGGCGACGACGGCGACTTCCAGCAGCAGCGCTTCAGCGATCTGGTGAACAACGACCTCGCCAACACGATCGGCAACCTGCTCAACCGCACCAGCTCGATGGCGCGTCGTTGGTTTGAGGAGTGTGTGCCACCGGCAACCGGCGCTGCGAACAGCGACCATCCCCTGGCCCAGGCGGCGGCCACCGCTCGAACCACTGTGCTCACGGCCCTGGAGCAACTGGACTTCCGCAGTGCCGCTGAAGCTGCCCTGCAGCTGGCAATCGCGGCCAATGGCTTCCTCAACGAGCAGGCCCCCTGGAGCCGGATGAAGCAGGAAGGCACCCGCGAGCAGGTGGCCGACGATCTCTATGCCGTGCTCGAGGCTGCTCGCATCACCGCCCTGCTGATGGCGCCCCTGTTGCCGGATCTCAGTGAGCGCATGCTCGTGCAGCTCGGCCAGAGCGTGCCCGATTCCAGCGCCAGCGCAGCTGGCGAGAGCGGCTGGCTGCAGCAGCTGGAGTGGGGCGGCCTGCAGAGCGGCGCAGCCTTGCCGGAGCCCTCGCCTGTGATGGCCAGGCTCGAACTCGACACCCCGTTGTGA
- a CDS encoding AbrB/MazE/SpoVT family DNA-binding domain-containing protein, with protein MSSSFYDEGMDLATVSPKYQVVIPKRVREQFGLSPGQQLQVIALPGRIELVPSQPAAALRGFLGGDNTFEREGDRL; from the coding sequence ATGAGCAGTTCGTTTTACGATGAGGGGATGGATCTAGCCACTGTTTCCCCGAAGTATCAGGTTGTGATCCCCAAGCGGGTTCGCGAGCAATTTGGCCTCTCCCCTGGCCAGCAGCTCCAGGTGATCGCCTTGCCAGGCCGCATTGAGTTGGTTCCGAGCCAGCCCGCGGCAGCACTGCGCGGTTTCCTCGGGGGTGACAACACCTTTGAGCGGGAGGGTGATCGCCTGTGA
- a CDS encoding type II toxin-antitoxin system VapC family toxin has product MTLERSVVDSSGWIELFTDGPQAERFLAVLQAEEALVIPAITILEVFKWILREHSEAQAIQAVAVMQRGLVVDLDTQLAIAAAQLSHALRLPLAGSIILATARCHQARLYTMDADFQGLSDVELISKR; this is encoded by the coding sequence GTGACGCTGGAGCGCTCTGTGGTGGATTCCTCTGGCTGGATTGAACTGTTCACCGATGGCCCGCAGGCCGAGCGCTTCCTCGCCGTGCTTCAGGCAGAAGAGGCGCTGGTGATCCCGGCGATCACCATCCTCGAAGTGTTCAAGTGGATTCTGCGGGAGCACAGCGAGGCCCAGGCCATCCAGGCCGTGGCGGTGATGCAGCGAGGTTTGGTGGTGGATCTCGACACGCAGCTGGCCATCGCGGCCGCGCAACTCAGTCACGCGCTGCGCCTGCCCTTGGCAGGCAGCATCATTCTCGCGACAGCGCGCTGCCACCAGGCCCGCCTCTACACGATGGATGCGGATTTTCAGGGCCTCTCCGATGTGGAGCTGATCTCCAAGCGCTGA